cccccacattgtgggtgcctgctgcgccctgcacaacctcgtggagagcaagggggagagctttcttcagggctgggccgccgaggccggcagggcacacctccagccacctgctgcccccagtcggcaggtggacccagaggggacccgggtccgggaggccctgcgggcccactttgacaaccaggccgcggggtgaactctgcccaggccccctactgcccgccccttcctcccccacactcctgccccaacgcccacaccaccatggagcaccccaccgccccccaccacttgtccaggagaaatgacagcatgaacttgtgggtgaacattaatgttttttttgttgtcttcacgaatttttttttttttttaaataaaaaaatatatgtatgtgaaacagaaaccaaaaaggatggacaaacattcaacaaaaccaagatgggcacaaataaaactatgtacaacaataaaaaaatgaaagctctgtgcgccatcaaaagaaaaacaaaaagcagggaggagaacggggagaactatgtacagggggggacggggcaaacacccacaccccccacccagtccccaaagtcagtccaagaagggggggggccacgtcccgggcccctcgcccctagagcccagcagtgggcgtgcccggccgggagctgcggcgggcctgcagtctggtgcgcggctgggtgggagcgggctccaccggaaggtatcggcgccggcgagtctcgggtggctccaggggtccctcggcgcggtggccctcgcggggaggtggtggggcgacggcggacggtccggcgatggctggagcagccggtggtggggctgcaggagcgggcgtggcgggcggtggcgcggccggcacggcatggggggccaggtaatcaaccagccggttgacgGTATCCAgcaaggccccccatgcctctctgtgccaggccagcgcctgctcctgcagccggaggtgctgctccgagacctccagctgccggcggaggatggccagcagctgggggtctgtggccgccgccggtagcaggcgcagggtccgccgtcgggccctccgcggggccggtggttcctcggccgaggggctgccctggagcgagggtcccggaggggtctctgggacgaccaatgcctcgctggcgctctcttccagtccttcggatggtgcaggtgcaggtgcaggacacaggagaggaggggggaaagaagaatggagacaggcgttagtgtgggccccgagccgtggcctttgtcccccccgccctgtgctgcaggttccccatccccgtccccgggagatgctgctgtgatggatggggttcaggagtccccctgccctgcaccccgtcccctggtgggagcgactctc
The sequence above is a segment of the Carettochelys insculpta isolate YL-2023 chromosome 28, ASM3395843v1, whole genome shotgun sequence genome. Coding sequences within it:
- the LOC142002775 gene encoding uncharacterized protein LOC142002775, with product MGSKRRNADAFARLADGLAARGHPARTPDHVRSKVKELRQSYARARDAASRSGAAPVTCPFYRELRDILDSRHTSSPPATLDTSADEPEQALQPGSAPEVSPAPRGPPLEAIPGTSRQEEEEEEEGGSSSTDSSLQIFLLPSRSSSRASDPRGSPDRGSGPTGLEESASEALVVPETPPGPSLQGSPSAEEPPAPRRARRRTLRLLPAAATDPQLLAILRRQLEVSEQHLRLQEQALAWHREAWGALLDTVNRLVDYLAPHAVPAAPPPATPAPAAPPPAAPAIAGPSAVAPPPPREGHRAEGPLEPPETRRRRYLPVEPAPTQPRTRLQARRSSRPGTPTAGL